The Camelina sativa cultivar DH55 chromosome 14, Cs, whole genome shotgun sequence genome includes a window with the following:
- the LOC104741345 gene encoding squamosa promoter-binding-like protein 10: MDCNMVSSSQWDWENLIMSNPSKSGNEKKQQSTEWEFEKGEGIESIIPDFLGFERVSSGSATSFWNTAVSKSSQSTSINSSSPEVKQCKLASKSSPGDSCSNIDFAQVKASTALEVSVASAESDLCLKLGKRTYSEEFWGRNNNDISAVSMKLLTPSVVARKKSKSCGQSMQVPRCQIDGCDLDLSSAKDYHRKHRVCEKHSKFPKVTVRGIELRFCQQCSRFHAVSEFDEKKRSCRKRLSHHNARRRKPQGLYPLNPERVYDRRQHTSMLWNGLSLNTRSEETYAWGTTYETKPTQMESGFTLSFQRGNGSEEQLFASSSRSFSVFQTSGGLSAGKPNIQLPDKGLGECSGGLHETQDFHSALSLLSTSSDPRGTKHNPVVEPQPIFGTFPTHFI, from the exons ATGGACTGCAACATGGTTTCTTCATCCCAGTGGGACTGGGAGAATTTGATCATGTCCAATCCGTCAAAGTctggaaatgaaaaaaaacagcAATCTACCGAGTGGGAATTTGAAAAAGGTGAAGGAATTGAATCTATAATTCCAGATTTCTTAGGCTTTGAGCGAGTCAGTAGTGGCTCTGCCACCAGTTTCTGGAACACTGCTGTATCGAAAAGTTCACAGTCAACCTCTATCAACTCATCATCTCCCGAGGTCAAACAATGCAAGCTTGCATCAAAAAGTTCCCCTGGAGATTCTTGCAGCAACATAGATTTTGCCCAGGTGAAGGCATCCACTGCTCTTGAGGTATCTGTTGCCTCAGCTGAATcagatctttgtttaaaactAGGAAAGCGGACATACTCTGAAGAATTTTGGGGTAGAAACAATAATGACATTTCAGCGGTTTCCATGAAGTTGTTGACTCCATCTGTGGTTGCTCGGAAGAAATCCAAATCGTGTGGTCAAAGCATGCAAGTCCCGCGTTGCCAAATTGATGGCTGTGACCTGGATCTCTCATCTGCTAAGGATTATCATCGTAAGCATAGAGTCTGCGAAAAGCATTCAAAGTTCCCAAAAGTTACCGTGAGAGGCATAGAACTTCGATTCTGCCAACAATGTAGCAG GTTCCATGCTGTGTCTGAGTTTGATGAGAAGAAGCGAAGCTGCCGCAAACGTCTTTCTCATCATAATGCAAGGCGTCGCAAGCCACAAGGCTTATATCCACTGAATCCAGAAAGGGTGTACG ATCGGAGACAGCATACAAGTATGCTGTGGAATGGGTTGTCCCTTAACACGAGATCTGAAGAAACTTATGCATGGGGTACCACTTATGAGACAAAGCCTACACAGATGGAAAGCGGCTTTACCTTGAGCTTCCAGAGAGGTAATGGCTCTGAGGAGCAGCTGTTTGCTAGTAGCAGCCGCTCTTTCTCTGTGTTTCAAACCTCGGGCGGATTATCAGCAGGGAAACCCAACATTCAACTTCCGGACAAAG GTCTGGGAGAATGCTCAGGAGGCCTCCATGAGACTCAGGATTTCCACagtgctctctctcttctgtcaACCTCTTCGGATCCACGTGGGACCAAACACAATCCCGTGGTCGAACCACAGCCAATATTTGGCACTTTCCCTACTCATTTCATATGA
- the LOC104741346 gene encoding CRIB domain-containing protein RIC2 isoform X2 → MKDRMERFVILPFSLGCSTQSSVAVITSHQHKKPNQLIKRREESDENVSVKKEYTKMDNNGVGANTSDGREESDENGSFKKEYTKMDNNGANISDGYEEETKEREAEMEIGFPTDVKHLSHIGVDGTMTTFDNSSSSFPFAGFQLTTV, encoded by the exons ATGAAAGATCGGATGGAACGATTTGTGATATTGCCATTTTCATTGGGGTGTTCAACGCAATCCAGCGTCGCCGTGATCACTAGTCATCAacacaagaaaccaaaccaactcaTTAAAA gaagggaagagAGTGATGAAAATGTCTCAGTTAAAAAAGAATACACAAAAATGGACAACAACGGTGTCGGTGCTAATACCTCAGATG gaagagaagaaagtgatGAAAATGGCTCATTCAAAaaagaatacacaaagatgGACAACAACGGTGCTAATATATCAGATG GTTACGAAGAAgagacgaaagagagagaggcagaGATGGAGATAGGGTTTCCAACGGACGTGAAACACCTGAGCCACATCGGAGTAGATGGAACTATGACCACTTTTGACAACTCCTCCTCATCTTTTCCATTCGCCGGTTTTCAACTCACCACCGtgtga
- the LOC104741346 gene encoding CRIB domain-containing protein RIC2 isoform X1 yields the protein MKDRMERFVILPFSLGCSTQSSVAVITSHQHKKPNQLIKRREESDENVSVKKEYTKMDNNGVGANTSDGREESDENGSFKKEYTKMDNNGANISDGIYRIIRSFKSFSHFFIRYEEETKEREAEMEIGFPTDVKHLSHIGVDGTMTTFDNSSSSFPFAGFQLTTV from the exons ATGAAAGATCGGATGGAACGATTTGTGATATTGCCATTTTCATTGGGGTGTTCAACGCAATCCAGCGTCGCCGTGATCACTAGTCATCAacacaagaaaccaaaccaactcaTTAAAA gaagggaagagAGTGATGAAAATGTCTCAGTTAAAAAAGAATACACAAAAATGGACAACAACGGTGTCGGTGCTAATACCTCAGATG gaagagaagaaagtgatGAAAATGGCTCATTCAAAaaagaatacacaaagatgGACAACAACGGTGCTAATATATCAGATGGTATCTACAGAATTATCCGAAGCTTCAAAAGTTTCTCTCACTTTTTCATTC GTTACGAAGAAgagacgaaagagagagaggcagaGATGGAGATAGGGTTTCCAACGGACGTGAAACACCTGAGCCACATCGGAGTAGATGGAACTATGACCACTTTTGACAACTCCTCCTCATCTTTTCCATTCGCCGGTTTTCAACTCACCACCGtgtga
- the LOC104741347 gene encoding uncharacterized protein LOC104741347, with amino-acid sequence MACKTILRSVFVSESRRTSGASRCFFLPPSPVSVPVHGLFPAPKSLCFSGFASAPERATRLNCSHNDQSDQGPPQEAVLKAISEVSKTDGRVGKTTNMIIGGTVADDSAKDWLELDQKVNTYPTDRGFTAIGTGGDDFVQAMVVAVESVIERQIPEDCVKQTLSSKGKYVSVNIGPIRVVSSEQVQAVYNAMRRDERMKYFL; translated from the exons ATGGCTTGTAAAACGATATTGCGTTCCGTATTCGTATCGGAATCACGGCGGACTTCGGGCGCTAGTAGATGCTTCTTTCTCCCTCCTTCACCAGTATCAGTTCCAGTCCATGGTTTGTTCCCAGCGCCAAAGAGTCTATGTTTCAGTGGTTTCGCGTCTGCTCCCGAGCGGGCCACTCGGCTTAATTGCAGCCATAACGATCAATCTGATCAAGGTCCGCCTCAAGAAGCTGTTCTCAAGGCGATTTCAG AAGTGTCGAAGACTGATGGGAGGGTTGGTAAAACTACTAATATGATAATTGGAGGCACTGTGGCTGATGATTCTGCTAAAGACTGGCTTGAACTTGACCAAAAG GTCAATACATACCCGACAGATAGAGGGTTTACTGCTATTGGTACTGGTGGCGATGACTTTGTGCAGGCTATGGTTGTTGCTGTTGAATCTGTTATTGAACGACAAATTCCAGag GATTGTGTAAAGCAGACGTTATCAAGCAAAGGCAAATATGTGTCAGTGAATATTGGCCCTATCCGAGTTGTCTCTAGCGAACAG GTTCAAGCTGTGTATAATGCAATGAGGAGAGACGAAAGAATGAAATACTTCTTGTAG
- the LOC104741348 gene encoding mitochondrial import receptor subunit TOM20-2-like: MEFSAADFERLLMFEHARKACEAQYINDPLDSENLLKWGGALLEISQFQNIPDAKVTLNDAISKLEEVLTLNPGKHQALWCLGNAHTSHAFLVPDVDVAKGHLDKATEYFQRAENEDPGNEMYLKALEVAAKAPELHLEFIRQGMGQQALVGGGGGGGGGPSASSNVSSGKKKKKNYDFTYDVCGWVILAVGIFAWVGMAKSLGPPPPAR; the protein is encoded by the exons ATGGAGTTCTCTGCCGCCGACTTTGAAAGGCTTCTTATGTTTGAGCATGCTCGCAAAGCTTGTGAGGCTCAGTACATTAATGATCCTCTTGATTCCGAG AATCTTCTGAAATGGGGTGGAGCATTGCTTGAAATTTCTCAGTTCCAGAATATTCCTGATGCTAAAGTGACGTTAAATG ATGCTATTTCCAAGCTGGAAGAGGTGTTAACATTAAATCCAGGGAAGCATCAGGCTCTTTGGTGTCTTGGAAACGCCCACACTTCCCATGCATTTCTTGTTCCGGATGTTGATGTAGCAAAAGGGCACTTGGATAAAGCCACTGAATATTTCCAAAGAGCTGAAAATGAG gACCCAGGCAATGAGATGTATCTCAAGGCTTTGGAAGTCGCAGCAAAG GCCCCAGAACTGCATTTGGAGTTCATCAGGCAAGGAATGGGACAGCAAGCGCtagttggaggaggaggaggaggaggaggaggtccTTCAGCTTCATCGAATGTTAGT agtggtaagaagaagaagaagaactatgACTTCACTTATGATGTATGTGGTTGGGTAATCCTCGCTGTTGGGATTTTTGCTTGGGTTGGCATGGCAAAATCCCTTGGCCCTCCACCTCCTGCTAGATAA
- the LOC104741349 gene encoding 60S ribosomal protein L17-1 produces MFPLYKKRDLQTKRDLQSLRPLFSLCLVAMVKYSQEPDNSTKSCKARGADLRVHFKNTRETAHAIRKLPLNKAKRYLEDVIAHKQAIPFTRFCRGVGRTAQAKNRHSNGQGRWPAKSAQFVLDLLKNAESNAEVKGLDVDALFISHIQVNQAAKQRRRTYRAHGRINPYMSNPCHIELILSEKEEPVKKEPETQLAAKSKKGASS; encoded by the exons ATGTTTCCcctatataaaaaaagggaTCTCCAAACAAAGAGAGATCTCCAGTCTCTCCGTCCTCTGTTCTCTTTGTGTTTGGTCGCCATG gtGAAGTACTCGCAAGAGCCCGATAATTCCACCAAAT CATGCAAGGCGAGAGGAGCCGATCTCAGGGTCCACTTCAAG AACACTAGGGAGACAGCGCACGCCATAAGGAAGCTACCATTGAACAAGGCCAAAAGGTACTTGGAAGATGTCATAGCTCACAAGCAAGCTATCCCTTTCACCCGTTTCTGTCGTGGTGTTGGTCGTACTGCTCAGGCAAAGAACAGGCATTCAAATGGTCAAGGTCGCTGGCCTGCTAAATCTGCTCAATTCGTTCTCGATCTTCTCAAGAATGCTGAGAGCAATGCtgag GTCAAAGGGTTGGATGTTGATGCCCTTTTCATTTCTCACATCCAAGTGAACCAAGCAGCAAAACAGAGGCGAAGGACATACAGGGCTCATGGAAGAATCAATC CTTACATGTCAAACCCATGCCACATCGAGTTGATTCTGTCAGAGAAGGAAGAGCCTGTGAAGAAAGAG CCGGAGACACAGTTGGCAGCAAAGTCAAAGAAAGGAGCCTCATCTTGA
- the LOC104741352 gene encoding 5' exonuclease Apollo-like, with translation MESGLISVDRWRNGSQAYFLTHMHSDHTRGLSGDWSQAPLYCSRTTASLFPSRFPGFDLSLLRVVPLSSWTSLSLRSPSSGSTVRLHFMAIDAHHCPGSVMFLFRGDFGCFLYTGDFRWDADAADDARNTLVDAINESPVDILYLDNTYCNPIYSFPSRQVAANLVADIIASHPSHDIIIAVDSLGKEDLLVHVSRILNIKVSY, from the exons ATGGAGAGTGGTCTGATATCAGTGGATCGATGGAGAAATGGGAGTCAAGCCTACTTCTTGACTCATATGCACTCCGATCACACGCGTGGCCTCTCCGGCGACTGGTCACAGGCTCCTCTCTACTGTTCCCGCACCACCGCCTCTCTCTTTCCCTCCCGATTCCCAGGATTCGACCTCTCATTGCTTCGCGTCGTCCCTCTCTCTTCCTGGACATCTCTCTCCCTTCGCTCTCCTTCCTCCGGCTCCACCGTCCGTCTCCATTTCATGGCCATCGACGCTCACCACTGTCCTG GTTCCGTGATGTTCTTGTTCCGTGGAGATTTTGGATGTTTTCTTTACACTGGAGACTTTCGTTGGGATGCTGATGCTGCAGATGACGCTAGAAATACTCTTGTTGATGCTATTAATGAATCTCCAGTTGATATTCTCTACTTGGATAACACTTACTGCAACCCAATTTACAGCTTCCCTTCTCGTCAAGTCGCAGCGAATCTG GTTGCTGATATAATCGCATCTCATCCTTCACATGATATCATCATAGCAGTTGATTCTTTGGGGAAAGAAGACTTGCTTGTTCATGTTTCTCGTATTCTCAATATCAAGGTTTCTTATTGA
- the LOC104741350 gene encoding putative F-box/kelch-repeat protein At1g27420: MVVESSSYPIIPGLTDDAAELCLSKIPRSSFQITSQVCRRWKSFLRSKHFAAFRKLTRTVEEFLCVLMESECGRDVYWEVFDASGNKLGQIPPVPGPLKRGFGVAVLDGGKIVFIGGYTEVDGSGINSTTVSASADVYEFDPATNSWKKLADMNIPRYNFAFAEVNGLLYVIRGYSTDTYSLSNAEVYNPETNQWSLMDCPNRPVWRGFAFSFCSKLYAVGNGSRFIDIYDPKTQTWEKLNSEQSVSVYSYTVVRNKVYYMDRNMPGCLGVFDPEENSWSSVFVPRREGGFWVRLGVWNDKVLLFSRVCGHEILMYDLDTEKGSKWRVCDQIKPSASQLTSVLIHF; encoded by the exons ATGGTTGTGGAGTCGTCGTCATATCCGATCATACCTGGCTTGACAGACGATGCAGCTGAGCTCTGTCTCTCGAAAATCCCCCGGTCTAGCTTTCAGATCACTTCTCAGGTGTGCCGGAGATGGAAGTCATTCCTCAGGAGCAAGCATTTTGCAGCCTTCCGAAAGTTGACCAGAACTGTGGAGGAGTTCCTTTGTGTTCTCATGGAAAGCGAATGTGGAAGAGACGTGTACTGGGAAGTTTTTGACGCCTCTGGGAACAAGTTAGGCCAGATCCCTCCTGTTCCTGGTCCCTTGAAGCGCGGTTTCGGCGTTGCGGTGCTTGATGGCGGGAAGATTGTGTTCATCGGAGGATACACGGAGGTTGACGGCTCTGGGATCAATAGCACCACAGTCTCTGCCTCTGCTGATGTTTACGAGTTTGATCCTGCTACTAACAG CTGGAAGAAACTAGCGGACATGAACATACCACGTTACAACTTTGCATTTGCTGAAGTGAATGGCCTTTTGTATGTCATTCGAGGCTATTCAACAGATACTTATAGCCTTTCCAACGCGGAAGTGTACAACCCAGAAACTAACCAATGGAGTCTTATGGATTGTCCAAACCGCCCGGTCTGGCGTGGCTTTGCATTCTCCTTCTGTTCCAAACTCTACGCTGTAG GCAATGGATCGAGGTTCATCGACATATATGACCCCAAAACGCAGACATGGGAAAAGTTAAACTCGGAGCAATCAGTGTCGGTCTATTCCTACACTGTTGTAAGGAACAAAGTGTATTACATGGACAGGAACATGCCTGGATGTCTGGGAGTATTTGATCCAGAGGAGAATTCGTGGAGTTCGGTGTTTGTGCCTCGGAGAGAGGGTGGTTTCTGGGTGAGACTAGGAGTATGGAACGATAAGGTTCTGCTGTTTTCAAGGGTCTGTGGACATGAGATCTTAATGTATGACCTTGATACAGAAAAAGGGTCCAAGTGGAGAGTGTGTGATCAGATTAAACCATCTGCTTCTCAGTTGACCAGCGTTCTCATCCACTTCTGA